A single Lactuca sativa cultivar Salinas chromosome 8, Lsat_Salinas_v11, whole genome shotgun sequence DNA region contains:
- the LOC111894665 gene encoding 1-aminocyclopropane-1-carboxylate synthase 7: MAIEIVQPSVGLSKIAVSETHGEDSPYFAGWKAYDENPYDEVHNPTGVIQMGLAENQVSFDLLEEYLEANLEASNWGQKVSGFRENALFQDYHGLQSFRKAMASFMEQVRGGKAKFNPDRVVLTAGATAANELLTFILADPGDALLVPTPYYPGFDRDLRWRTGVQIVPIHCESSNNFQITPEALEAAYDHARAMNIKVRGVLITNPSNPLGATIQRKVLEEILDFVTRKNIHLVSDEIYSGSAFYADEFVSIAEVLESRDYKDAERCHIVYSLSKDLGLPGFRVGTVYSYNDQVVTTARRMSSFTLISSQTQFLLASMLSDKEFTQKYIKINRERLKKRYEMIINGLRKAGIECLEGNAGLFCWMNLSPYLEDATINSEIAIWKTIMHEVRLNISPGSSCHCSEPGWFRVCFANMSEETLDVALSRIHEFIERRKQDRQMVCIQ; the protein is encoded by the exons ATGGCAATAGAGATTGTACAACCAAGTGTTGGATTATCAAAGATAGCAGTCTCAGAAACCCATGGAGAAGACTCTCCATACTTTGCAGGTTGGAAAGCTTATGATGAAAACCCTTATGATGAAGTACATAACCCCACCGGTGTCATTCAGATGGGACTAGCGGAAAATCAA GTATCTTTTGATTTGCTTGAAGAATATTTGGAAGCAAATCTTGAAGCATCAAACTGGGGCCAGAAGGTTTCTGGCTTTAGAGAGAATGCTTTGTTTCAAGATTATCATGGGCTTCAATCTTTTAGAAAG GCAATGGCAAGTTTCATGGAACAAGTGAGGGGAGGAAAAGCAAAATTCAACCCTGATCGAGTTGTCTTGACTGCTGGTGCTACTGCTGCCAATGAGCTTTTAACCTTCATTTTGGCTGATCCTGGCGACGCATTGCTCGTTCCAACCCCTTACTATCCAGG ATTTGATAGAGATTTGAGGTGGAGAACTGGTGTACAAATTGTTCCAATCCACTGTGAAAGCTCAAACAATTTTCAGATTACGCCTGAAGCTCTAGAAGCAGCATATGATCATGCAAGAGCAATGAACATAAAAGTGAGAGGAGTGCTCATCACGAACCCCTCTAACCCGTTGGGTGCAACCATTCAACGAAAGGTCTTAGAAGAGATCCTAGACTTCGTGACACGAAAGAACATCCACCTTGTTTCAGACGAAATCTACTCAGGTTCAGCATTCTACGCAGATGAATTCGTAAGCATTGCAGAAGTGCTCGAATCAAGAGACTACAAAGATGCTGAAAGATGTCATATTGTTTATAGTCTTTCGAAAGACCTTGGTCTCCCAGGTTTCCGAGTAGGAACAGTGTATTCTTACAACGATCAAGTGGTGACAACCGCAAGGAGAATGTCTAGTTTCACGTTAATTTCTTCTCAAACACAGTTTTTATTGGCTTCTATGTTATCAGACAAAGAGTTCACGCAGAAGTATATAAAGATCAACCgtgaaagattgaagaaacgatATGAAATGATCATCAACGGGCTAAGAAAGGCAGGTATTGAATGCTTAGAGGGGAATGCAGGCCTTTTCTGTTGGATGAACCTGAGTCCTTACTTGGAGGATGCCACTATCAATAGCGAAATAGCGATCTGGAAGACCATTATGCATGAAGTAAGGCTAAACATATCGCCTGGATCATCTTGTCATTGTTCAGAACCAGGGTGGTTTCGAGTTTGTTTTGCAAACATGAGTGAAGAAACACTTGACGTTGCACTATCAAGAATTCATGAATTCATAGAGAGAAGGAAGCAAGATAGGCAAATGGTGTGCATCCAGTGA